The DNA window TGTTTCCCTTGGCCGTGAACGAATTGAAAAAACGACTATGGAAATTCAAGAGATCATTGGGAACATTGATTCTATCTCCGGTAAAATTACAGAAGTTCATTCTGCAGTAAATACTCAAAAAGAACTCAAAACTAAACTTTTAAAAGAAGCCCTCTTTGTCAAAGAACGATCCACTGAAATTAAAGAAGCTGTCACAGAACACAAAACAGCAACAAACGAAGTAATGGCTTCAGTTGCATCCATTAGCCAATCATCTTTCAGCAATTCAGAAAGTAGTGATTTACTCGCAGAAAGAATCACTGCCATTGCCAATACGGCGGATAAACTAATTTCTATGGTAGATTTATTCAAAACAAATTTGGTTTCCGATGAATCTTCTATTTCCGATAGAGATGAATCCACACACAAACTACAATTCCGATCAGAAATCGGAAGTATCTACTACATCAAAGAAAAAGACCTACTGGAAGTTGTTTGGACTCCAAACTTTAGTGAAGAGAAATATATAGAAATCCTAAATCAAGCCCTTAGTATTATAGAAAAAAATAACATTCGGAAATGGTTAGCAGATACAAGAAGGATGGGACTTGTTACACGTTCCGCACAAGAATGGGTGAATGTGAACTGGTTTCCAAAAGCAAGTAATTCTTCTTTGAGAAAAATGGCAGTCGTGGTTCCGAACTCAGCACTTGCCGCAATTTCAATTGATGACCAAACTCTCAAAACTGGGAATGTGGAACTAAAATCAGTTCCCAGTTTGGAATTTGGAATCGAATGGTTAGAAAAATAAATTAAACAATAACAAAACAAGAGCAAAACATTCGAATTTGTTTCACTAGAATGTTTTCCTATTTTATTTATCTCTCTCTAGAACAAAAAAGAAAGGTTGTTTCATCCCTTTATAATCCATACATCCAAACAATGTATCTTCATTTACTTTTTTGAAGATATCATGGATAGGGAGATTGTCATAAATCATCGCAGCCGTAAATTTTCCACGAAATTCGATGCGACGTACTCGAGCTTTTGATTTTGACGTTTGAAACAAAAACCGAACCAGTAAAAATACATAACGCAAAGGCCATAGATTCGTAGAAGGGATCAAAGTTGCCAACCGAACCGGCATCAGTGATGGATTGACTTTAAACAAAGTTTTTCCAAAAGATTTGAATACAAGCGGATGAACATTATCAGCATCTACAAACTCTTTTCCATACCAATTAAAAGTCTCTAATGCTCCATCCATCGTATGTCCCGTGTGAAATCCCGATCCATGCCAACGTCCGATTGTATCTTCAATCGAAACTGTTTCCAATGCATCAAACAAAGCGAACGAATC is part of the Leptospira congkakensis genome and encodes:
- a CDS encoding DUF4334 domain-containing protein: MNTFEKKFYEMRSKKNNSTDDSFALFDALETVSIEDTIGRWHGSGFHTGHTMDGALETFNWYGKEFVDADNVHPLVFKSFGKTLFKVNPSLMPVRLATLIPSTNLWPLRYVFLLVRFLFQTSKSKARVRRIEFRGKFTAAMIYDNLPIHDIFKKVNEDTLFGCMDYKGMKQPFFFVLERDK